The Bradyrhizobium sp. WBAH42 genome includes a window with the following:
- a CDS encoding carboxylate-amine ligase, which produces MTFASDVSKLLRLTPSEDRQHVVIRSAGGRGNPAEYSFGIEEEYFLADRRSFEVAIHTPNELFESANWSTGGQAMREMLQSQLEVATNVHVDVNDAREELRFLRREVANVAAQYGFVIMASGTHPSAVWRMSQPSPKPRYEEMIEDLRSIGHRNMMCGMHVHVQLPDPEKRMAVMRAMLPHLPLFIALSASSPFWNSHKTGLKGYRLAAYSELPRTGLPELFEGKQDFDAYVGALQRSGVIPDESHIWWAMRPSMKHPTLELRAPDTCTFVDDAIAIASLYRCLTRHLYLRPQLSREVTAVERAIAVENKWRAQRYGTDCIFASKDGPVTISELLTRLIDDIAEDAAALNCSAEIEHCRTIVERGSSAEFQLRAYRESGDDIAAVSQWIATSTLSGTSAPVQRSAPASS; this is translated from the coding sequence ATGACATTTGCTTCAGACGTTTCAAAGCTGCTGCGCCTCACCCCCTCCGAGGACAGGCAGCACGTCGTCATCCGTTCTGCCGGCGGCCGCGGCAATCCGGCGGAATATTCCTTCGGCATCGAGGAGGAATACTTCCTCGCCGATCGCCGCAGCTTCGAAGTCGCGATCCACACGCCCAACGAGCTGTTCGAATCGGCAAACTGGTCGACCGGCGGCCAGGCCATGCGCGAGATGCTGCAATCGCAGCTCGAGGTCGCAACCAATGTCCATGTCGATGTGAACGACGCCCGCGAGGAGCTGCGCTTCCTGCGGCGCGAGGTCGCGAACGTCGCTGCGCAATACGGCTTCGTGATCATGGCCTCCGGCACGCACCCGAGCGCGGTCTGGCGCATGTCCCAGCCCAGTCCGAAACCGCGCTACGAGGAGATGATCGAGGATCTGCGCAGCATCGGTCACCGCAACATGATGTGCGGCATGCATGTGCACGTGCAGTTGCCGGATCCCGAGAAGCGCATGGCGGTGATGCGGGCGATGCTGCCGCACCTGCCGTTGTTCATCGCGTTGTCGGCGTCCTCACCGTTCTGGAATTCGCACAAGACCGGATTGAAGGGCTACCGCCTCGCGGCCTATTCCGAGCTGCCGCGCACCGGCCTGCCCGAATTGTTCGAGGGCAAGCAGGATTTCGACGCCTATGTCGGCGCGTTGCAGCGCTCCGGCGTGATCCCGGACGAAAGCCACATCTGGTGGGCGATGCGTCCTTCCATGAAGCATCCGACCCTGGAGCTTCGCGCGCCCGACACCTGCACCTTCGTCGACGACGCGATTGCGATTGCCTCGCTCTACCGCTGCCTGACGCGGCATCTCTATCTGCGCCCTCAGCTGTCCCGGGAGGTCACCGCGGTCGAACGCGCGATTGCGGTCGAGAACAAATGGCGCGCCCAGCGCTATGGCACCGACTGCATCTTCGCCTCCAAGGACGGACCGGTGACGATCTCGGAGCTGCTCACTCGCCTGATCGACGATATTGCGGAGGATGCAGCCGCACTGAACTGCTCCGCCGAGATCGAGCATTGCCGAACCATCGTGGAGCGCGGCAGCTCGGCGGAATTCCAGCTTCGCGCCTATCGCGAAAGCGGCGACGACATCGCAGCCGTGTCACAATGGATTGCTACCTCGACGCTGTCCGGAACGAGCGCGCCTGTTCAACGCAGCGCTCCTGCGTCGTCATAG
- a CDS encoding class II glutamine amidotransferase, with translation MCRWIAYRGETTSFEPYVTEPEHSLIAQSIRSLQSTAGSNGDGFGLGWYGEHPEPGLYRETRPAWSDENLRYLCRHLRSHLFFAHVRAATGTAVTRQNCHPFACGHWMFMHNGFVGSWNRLRRKVEALIPDAHYPSRLGTTDSEAVFLAMMGAGLEHDPLGATQSALQSLVGLVNEGGLRERLRFTSAIANGRDLYAFRVSVNDAANTLYFREDGGQVIVVSEPFDKESSWAEVPPNHALIARASEAVKIVPFDPAISSTSGAEPATVRRIIARR, from the coding sequence ATGTGCCGCTGGATCGCATACCGGGGCGAAACCACCTCGTTCGAGCCTTATGTCACCGAACCCGAGCATTCGCTGATTGCGCAGAGCATCCGCTCGCTTCAGTCCACGGCGGGCTCGAATGGCGACGGCTTTGGTCTCGGCTGGTATGGCGAGCACCCTGAGCCGGGCCTTTATCGCGAGACGCGCCCGGCGTGGTCGGATGAAAACCTGCGCTATCTCTGCCGGCATCTGCGCTCTCATCTGTTCTTCGCCCATGTGCGTGCCGCCACCGGCACAGCCGTGACGCGGCAGAATTGTCATCCCTTTGCCTGCGGACACTGGATGTTCATGCACAACGGATTCGTCGGCAGCTGGAATCGGCTGCGACGCAAGGTCGAGGCGCTGATTCCCGATGCCCATTACCCGTCCCGGCTGGGCACGACCGACTCCGAAGCCGTGTTCCTGGCGATGATGGGGGCCGGTCTCGAGCATGATCCACTCGGCGCGACGCAATCCGCGCTGCAATCCCTCGTCGGCTTGGTCAACGAAGGTGGGCTTCGCGAACGGCTGCGCTTTACCAGCGCGATCGCCAACGGCCGCGACCTCTACGCCTTTCGCGTCTCGGTCAACGATGCCGCCAACACGCTCTACTTCCGCGAGGACGGCGGGCAGGTCATCGTCGTCTCCGAGCCGTTCGACAAGGAATCGAGCTGGGCGGAAGTCCCGCCGAATCACGCCCTGATCGCGCGAGCGTCCGAAGCCGTCAAAATTGTTCCGTTCGATCCTGCAATTTCCAGTACATCGGGTGCGGAACCGGCCACAGTCAGACGGATTATCGCCCGCAGGTAA
- a CDS encoding tellurite resistance TerB family protein, whose protein sequence is MSDTKTSNPIEITEPSSLNEQAAAALVIVGALVAVADRRVSPVERDEVIRFIRDRKLAPHIADERLFAMFDELAERLDEPDFANVVIDTLRPVSNLPLSAHLVELSERVAAADEDVHPHEVQAIKLLRLLTLVLPRAKPVLESAAGPKLQAAAKE, encoded by the coding sequence ATGTCTGACACCAAAACCTCAAATCCGATCGAGATCACGGAGCCGTCCAGCCTGAACGAGCAGGCCGCGGCCGCGTTGGTGATCGTGGGCGCGCTGGTTGCGGTTGCCGACCGGCGCGTCTCGCCGGTCGAACGAGACGAGGTGATCCGTTTCATCAGGGATCGCAAGCTGGCGCCGCACATCGCCGACGAACGGCTCTTTGCGATGTTCGACGAGCTGGCCGAGCGGCTCGATGAGCCGGATTTTGCCAACGTCGTGATCGACACGCTGCGGCCGGTTTCGAACCTGCCGCTCTCGGCCCATCTGGTGGAGCTGTCGGAGCGCGTTGCCGCCGCAGACGAGGACGTGCATCCGCACGAAGTCCAGGCGATCAAATTGTTGCGCTTGCTGACGCTGGTGCTGCCGCGCGCCAAGCCTGTCTTGGAAAGTGCTGCGGGCCCCAAGCTGCAGGCCGCCGCCAAGGAGTAA
- a CDS encoding TerC family protein, protein MTELITPEALTALFQVILIDLVLAGDNAVVIGLSAAGLPAGQRRRAIIVGIAAATALRIVFAGVATQLLQVIGLLLAGGVLLLWVCWKMWRELREQSAHSRQLAFSHGGGPDAAPVQRKTFGQAAVQIVAADVSMSLDNVLAVAGAAREHPYILVFGLLLSVAMMGVAADLLGRVLQKHRWVGYVGLAIIIYVAFEMIYRGSLELAPVIASL, encoded by the coding sequence ATGACAGAATTAATCACCCCCGAAGCGCTGACGGCGCTGTTCCAAGTCATCCTGATCGACCTCGTGCTCGCCGGCGACAACGCTGTCGTCATCGGTCTCTCCGCGGCGGGCCTGCCGGCCGGGCAGCGCCGCCGGGCCATCATCGTCGGTATTGCCGCCGCCACTGCGCTGCGCATCGTCTTCGCCGGCGTCGCGACCCAGCTCCTGCAGGTCATCGGCCTGCTGCTCGCCGGCGGCGTGCTGCTGCTCTGGGTGTGCTGGAAGATGTGGCGCGAGCTGCGCGAGCAATCCGCGCATTCGCGGCAACTCGCGTTCAGCCATGGCGGCGGCCCGGATGCTGCGCCCGTGCAGCGAAAGACCTTCGGCCAGGCGGCGGTGCAGATCGTCGCTGCCGACGTCTCGATGTCGCTCGACAACGTGCTCGCAGTCGCGGGCGCCGCGCGCGAGCATCCCTACATTCTGGTGTTCGGCCTGTTGCTGTCGGTCGCGATGATGGGCGTCGCCGCCGATCTGCTCGGCCGCGTGCTCCAGAAGCATCGCTGGGTCGGCTATGTCGGCCTTGCCATCATCATTTACGTCGCCTTCGAGATGATCTATCGGGGCTCCCTCGAGCTCGCGCCCGTTATCGCGAGTCTCTGA
- a CDS encoding TIGR00645 family protein — MTSEPKAPSAPLPPVGLLPKLIFGSRWLQLPLYVGLIVAQAVYVLLFLKELWHLVLHSFDASEQQIMLVVLGLIDVVMISNLLIMVIVGGYETFVSRLNLSGHPDEPEWLGHVNASVLKIKLAMAIIGISSISLLRTFIEAGNLGTTRSNFTETGVMWQVLIHMTFIISAIGIAWVDRLSESGHRKEAEHG; from the coding sequence ATGACGTCTGAACCCAAAGCACCTTCGGCGCCGCTGCCGCCGGTCGGCCTGCTTCCGAAGCTGATCTTCGGCTCGCGCTGGCTGCAATTGCCGCTCTATGTCGGCCTCATCGTGGCTCAGGCCGTCTATGTCCTGTTGTTCCTCAAGGAGCTCTGGCACCTCGTCCTGCACTCGTTCGACGCGAGCGAGCAGCAGATCATGCTGGTCGTGCTCGGGTTGATCGACGTGGTCATGATCTCGAACCTCCTGATCATGGTGATCGTGGGCGGATACGAGACTTTCGTTTCCCGGCTGAACCTGAGCGGCCATCCCGACGAGCCGGAATGGCTCGGTCACGTCAATGCCAGCGTGCTCAAGATCAAGCTCGCGATGGCGATCATCGGCATCTCCTCGATCTCGCTGCTCAGGACCTTCATCGAGGCCGGCAACCTCGGCACGACGCGAAGCAATTTCACCGAGACCGGGGTGATGTGGCAGGTGCTGATCCACATGACCTTCATCATCTCGGCGATCGGCATCGCCTGGGTCGATCGCCTCAGCGAGAGCGGCCATCGCAAGGAGGCCGAGCACGGCTGA